A window of Komagataella phaffii GS115 chromosome 1, complete sequence contains these coding sequences:
- a CDS encoding Beta 7 subunit of the 20S proteasome → MNHGPYDWGRPSDDTYGAYNHQIAAANNSQFPKMNTQQPIVTGTSVIAVKYQDGIVLAADNLGSYGSLARFSDIERLLPVGDSTIVGISGDISDLQQIERILDDLQVQDSYDMEKPNLKPEHVHEYLSRVFYNRRSKMDPLWNSTIVAGLSSTNELVLKYADLLGVTYSSPAIATGFGAHLAIPLLRRKVETEEDASKLTEEEAVELVRNCMKVLFYRDARSIDKYSLAVISQSRKKIDIHKGLRCEDMKWEFAKHIRGYGAPQL, encoded by the coding sequence ATGAATCACGGTCCTTACGATTGGGGAAGACCCTCCGACGACACATATGGTGCTTACAACCATCAGATAGCAGCAGCAAACAACAGCCAATTTCCTAAAATGAACACACAACAGCCAATTGTAACAGGAACTTCAGTAATCGCAGTAAAGTACCAGGACGGGATTGTGCTTGCTGCCGACAATTTGGGATCTTATGGATCATTGGCCAGATTTTCGGATATTGAGCGTCTTCTTCCAGTGGGTGATTCCACTATTGTGGGAATCAGCGGAGATATCAGTGATTTACAAcagattgaaagaataCTAGACGATTTGCAAGTTCAAGACTCCTATGATATGGAGAAGCCTAACCTAAAACCAGAACATGTGCATGAATATCTTTCACGAGTCTTTTATAATAGAAGATCTAAGATGGACCCATTGTGGAATTCTACCATTGTGGCAGGTTTGAGTTCCACGAACGAGCTGGTCCTCAAATACGCAGATCTGTTAGGTGTAACATATTCGTCTCCTGCAATTGCCACTGGGTTTGGAGCACATTTAGCCATCCCCCTGTTGAGAAGAAAGGTTGAAACCGAGGAAGATGCTTCCAAACtgacagaagaagaagccgTTGAATTGGTGCGCAACTGCATGAAGGTGTTGTTCTACAGAGATGCCCGTTCAATTGACAAGTACTCTCTTGCTGTTATCAGCCAGAGCaggaaaaagattgatATACACAAAGGACTTCGTTGTGAAGACATGAAATGGGAGTTTGCCAAACATATCCGTGGATATGGAGCACCTCAATTGTGA
- a CDS encoding High-affinity glucose transporter of the major facilitator superfamily produces the protein MSSTDIQGDQGDNEKIYAIESSPSNEQIKDIHEAPADNKSELDIPVKPKGSYILVSVLCLLVAFGGFVFGWDTGTISGFVNMSDFTRRFGQFNGETYYLSKVRVGLIVSIFNIGCAIGGVTLGKLGDIWGRKKALMFVMVIYMVGILIQIASIDKWYQYFIGRIIAGLAVGAVSVLSPMFISETSPKHIRGSLVSCYQLMITAGIFLGYCTTYGTKTYTDSTQWRVPLGLCFAWAILMIVGMTFMPESPRFLVEVNRVDEAMKSIARVNKVSIDDPSVYNEMRLISDGIEKEKEAGSVSWGELFTGKPKIFYRLLIGIFMQSLQQLTGNNYFFYYGTTIFKAVGLDDSFQTSIILGVVNFASTFLGIYTMDKFGRRRTLLGGSGAMVVCLVIFSSVGVKSLYENGKDDPSKPAGNAMIVFTCLFIFFFACTWAPGVFVVVSETYPLRIRSKGMAIAQGSNWLWGFLIAFFTPFISGAIDFAYGYVFMGCTLFAFFFVYFFVPETKGLSLEDVDEVYENLTFGRAYAYSHTIKDKGAL, from the coding sequence ATGAGTTCAACAGATATCCAAGGTGATCAAGGTGACAATGAAAAGATATACGCCATTGAGAGCAGTCCCTCCAATGAGCAAATAAAAGATATTCATGAGGCTCCGGCCGACAACAAAAGTGAACTAGACATCCCAGTCAAACCCAAGGGTTCCTATATCTTGGTGTCTGTGTTATGTCTTCTAGTCGCATTCGGTGGTTTCGTGTTCGGTTGGGATACCGGTACCATCTCAGGTTTCGTTAACATGTCTGACTTTACGAGACGTTTCGGACAGTTTAACGGTGAAACGTATTACCTTTCTAAAGTGAGAGTTGGTTTAATTGTTTCTATTTTCAACATTGGTTGTGCTATCGGAGGTGTCACTCTAGGTAAACTTGGTGACATTTGGGGTAGAAAGAAGGCTTTGATGTTCGTCATGGTCATCTATATGGTCGGTATTTTGATTCAAATTGCTTCCATTGACAAATGGTACCAGTATTTCATTGGAAGAATTATTGCAGGTCTGGCCGTCGGTGCAGTTTCCGTTTTATCCCCCATGTTCATCAGTGAGACTTCTCCTAAACACATCAGAGGTTCCTTAGTCTCCTGCTACCAATTAATGATTACAGCCGGTATTTTCTTGGGTTACTGTACCACTTACGGAACCAAGACTTACACCGACTCCACCCAATGGAGAGTTCCTTTGGGATTGTGTTTCGCTTGGGCCATTCTGATGATTGTTGGTATGACCTTCATGCCAGAGTCCCCACGTTTCTTGGTTGAGGTTAACAGAGTCGACGAGGCTATGAAGTCCATTGCCAGAGTTAACAAGGTCTCTATCGACGATCCATCTGTCTACAATGAGATGAGACTTATTTCTGACGGTATtgagaaggagaaggagGCTGGTAGCGTTTCTTGGGGTGAACTGTTCACTGGTAAGCCAAAGATTTTCTACCGTCTATTGATTGGTATTTTCATGCAATCTTTGCAACAATTGACCGGTAACAACTATTTCTTCTACTACGGAACTACCATTTTCAAGGCTGTCGGATTGGACgattctttccaaacttcTATCATTCTTGGTGTTGTCAATTTTGCTTCCACATTCCTAGGTATCTACACCATGGATAAATTTggtagaagaagaacacTTTTAGGAGGTTCTGGAGCCATGGTTGTTTGTTTGGTCATTTTCAGTTCCGTTGGTGTCAAGTCTCTTTATGAGAACGGTAAGGATGATCCATCCAAACCAGCAGGTAACGCCATGATTGTCTTCACCTGTctgttcattttcttctttgcaTGTACCTGGGCTCCAGGTGTTTTCGTCGTTGTGTCTGAAACCTACCCACTTAGAATTAGATCCAAGGGTATGGCCATCGCTCAAGGTTCCAATTGGCTTTGGGGTTTCCTCATTGCCTTCTTCACTCCATTTATCTCAGGTGCCATTGATTTCGCCTACGGTTACGTCTTTATGGGATGTACTCTGTTCgccttcttctttgtgTACTTCTTCGTTCCTGAAACCAAGGGTCTGTCGCTGGAAGACGTTGATGAAGTCTATGAGAACCTTACCTTCGGAAGAGCATATGCATACAGCCACACGATTAAAGACAA